One genomic region from Lysobacterales bacterium encodes:
- a CDS encoding diguanylate cyclase: MSALLLCLLSVVAVAAPRAFEAVGNIEQIPDGVITSLAQDGEGLLWIGTTDGLVRYDGYRFRLYRNAPEDPGSLPGNRIQQLLTGADGRLWLATYSDGVAVYDPVADRFRRFQSEPGREDGLPAGAIRALAQTPDGVIWVGTTGNGLGRIEPEGRVSRFIAADAGGLQMDARISALAVDRAGTLWIGSWQGLGRLRPGSDTVERVLSAPDDAEGFANTTIRGIHVARSGDVWVGAQQGQMARIPAEVAERAEPPRADQVQRWRGTGMNAAVEPGDGSLWLAHARGIDVFDSVSGELRERIRPRAVDSLSLANAEIRDLLLDRSGWIWSGSFGGGMQRIDPRSGALQSRRFDPLSDAPLTQFSALTLAPDREGGLWVGVAQNGLVRLDADLAIHEFLREGDPSLGAFAGQQPSALVEAEDGRLWVATERGLFVREPGKRAFALASGPEFLERAAIRRLWARPDGRLWIATGDGLFRRDPDGQLLRLAGADGGRVGGSINALVFDAEGGWVAGSSGLFRLDAAGESLQRRPMTVDGVELSADVLGLLLDAQGRLWIDASGLHRMLGPEADGERVALEPISVRHGFAGVAFGANLLDDAEGRIWSHRFMYDPASGEFHRLGRADGAHVGTGWFRSYARLSGGRFVFGATEGLLVVRPERFRAWDFVPPLVPTELRIDGEPRALGPLAERITLQPGERGFSLEFAALDFSAPELLGYRYRLLDAAPDWVNLSAGARQASFGGLWPGHYRLELQGSTRDGRFAAPPRVIEVQVLPNWWQTVPAALAGILLLALSVVAVVRWRERRLLRARDRLEAEVQARTADLQTLSAELQLRNQEYERASLTDALTGLSNRRFAMQELPKEVALCLRRLEAAALESEPAGSGMVLFLIDIDHFKSINDQYGHAGGDAVLVQFAQRLREVFRVSDHLVRWGGEEFLVVAREAGRAHAAELAERVRRLVADRAFVLEGSVAVRCTASIGFAPFPLVPELPTVADWEEVVDLADRLLYAAKRAGRNAWLGVFPTNADAVPGRAQHWADPQRLRAADAVLVSSLPMEDALAALIEDAEQLERV; this comes from the coding sequence TTGAGCGCGCTGCTGCTCTGTCTGCTGTCGGTCGTGGCGGTCGCCGCGCCGCGTGCCTTCGAGGCGGTCGGCAACATCGAGCAGATCCCGGATGGGGTGATCACCTCGCTGGCCCAGGACGGCGAGGGTTTGCTGTGGATCGGCACCACCGACGGCCTGGTGCGCTACGACGGCTACCGCTTCCGTCTGTATCGCAACGCGCCCGAGGACCCCGGCAGCCTGCCGGGCAATCGCATCCAGCAGCTGCTGACCGGCGCCGACGGCCGCCTGTGGCTTGCCACGTACAGCGATGGCGTGGCCGTGTACGACCCGGTCGCCGATCGGTTCCGACGCTTCCAGTCTGAGCCCGGACGCGAGGACGGTCTGCCCGCCGGCGCGATACGTGCGCTGGCGCAGACACCGGATGGCGTGATCTGGGTCGGCACCACCGGCAACGGGCTGGGCCGCATCGAGCCTGAAGGTCGCGTCAGCCGCTTCATCGCAGCGGATGCCGGCGGCCTGCAAATGGACGCGCGCATCTCAGCGCTGGCCGTGGATCGCGCCGGCACGCTCTGGATCGGCAGCTGGCAGGGCCTGGGGCGCCTGCGTCCGGGCAGCGACACGGTCGAGCGCGTGCTGTCCGCACCGGACGACGCCGAAGGCTTCGCCAACACCACCATTCGCGGCATCCATGTCGCGCGCAGCGGTGACGTCTGGGTTGGCGCCCAGCAGGGCCAGATGGCACGCATTCCCGCCGAAGTGGCGGAGCGAGCCGAGCCGCCCCGGGCGGATCAGGTGCAGCGCTGGCGTGGCACCGGCATGAACGCCGCCGTCGAGCCCGGCGACGGCAGCCTGTGGCTGGCCCACGCCCGCGGCATCGATGTGTTCGACAGCGTCAGCGGGGAACTGCGCGAGCGCATCCGCCCGCGCGCCGTCGACAGCCTGTCGCTGGCCAATGCCGAGATCCGCGATCTGCTGCTCGATCGATCCGGGTGGATCTGGAGCGGCAGCTTCGGCGGCGGGATGCAGCGCATCGATCCGCGCTCGGGCGCCCTGCAGTCGCGGCGCTTCGACCCGCTGTCGGATGCGCCGCTCACCCAGTTCAGCGCGCTGACGCTGGCGCCCGATCGCGAGGGCGGCCTGTGGGTGGGCGTCGCCCAGAACGGCCTGGTACGGCTCGACGCTGACCTCGCGATCCATGAATTCCTGCGCGAGGGCGACCCCAGCCTCGGCGCCTTTGCCGGCCAGCAGCCCTCCGCGCTGGTCGAGGCCGAGGACGGCCGGCTGTGGGTCGCCACCGAGCGCGGCCTGTTTGTGCGCGAGCCCGGCAAGCGGGCCTTCGCCCTGGCCAGCGGCCCGGAGTTCCTGGAGCGTGCGGCCATTCGCCGGCTGTGGGCGCGGCCCGATGGACGTTTGTGGATCGCGACCGGGGACGGGCTGTTCCGGCGCGATCCGGACGGACAGCTGCTGCGGCTCGCGGGCGCCGACGGTGGCCGCGTGGGCGGTTCGATCAATGCGCTGGTGTTCGACGCCGAGGGCGGCTGGGTGGCCGGAAGCAGCGGGCTGTTCCGGCTTGATGCCGCCGGCGAGAGCCTGCAGCGGCGGCCGATGACCGTCGACGGCGTCGAGCTGAGCGCCGATGTGCTCGGCCTGCTGCTGGACGCCCAGGGCCGGCTGTGGATCGACGCGTCCGGACTGCATCGAATGCTCGGCCCTGAGGCCGATGGCGAGCGCGTCGCGCTGGAGCCGATCAGCGTGCGCCACGGCTTTGCAGGGGTCGCCTTCGGCGCCAACCTGCTGGACGACGCCGAGGGGCGGATCTGGTCGCATCGCTTCATGTACGACCCGGCCAGCGGCGAGTTCCACCGGCTGGGGCGCGCCGATGGTGCGCATGTCGGTACCGGCTGGTTCCGCTCGTATGCGCGATTGTCGGGCGGGCGCTTTGTCTTCGGCGCCACCGAGGGCCTGCTGGTGGTGCGGCCTGAGCGGTTCAGGGCCTGGGATTTCGTGCCCCCGCTGGTGCCCACCGAGCTGCGCATCGATGGCGAGCCGCGAGCCCTGGGGCCTTTGGCCGAACGGATCACGCTGCAGCCGGGTGAGCGTGGCTTCAGCCTGGAGTTCGCGGCGCTCGACTTCAGCGCGCCGGAACTCCTCGGCTACCGGTACCGACTGCTGGATGCCGCCCCCGACTGGGTGAACCTCAGCGCGGGCGCACGGCAGGCCAGCTTTGGTGGCCTCTGGCCGGGTCACTATCGGCTCGAACTGCAGGGCAGCACGCGCGACGGCCGTTTCGCTGCGCCACCACGCGTGATCGAAGTGCAGGTGCTGCCGAACTGGTGGCAGACCGTACCGGCCGCGCTGGCGGGCATCCTGCTGCTGGCGCTGTCGGTGGTGGCGGTCGTGCGCTGGCGCGAGCGGCGCCTGCTGCGCGCGCGCGACCGTCTGGAGGCCGAAGTGCAGGCGCGCACCGCCGACCTACAGACCCTTTCGGCCGAACTGCAGCTGCGCAATCAGGAGTACGAGCGGGCCAGCCTGACCGATGCGCTCACCGGCCTCAGCAATCGCCGCTTTGCCATGCAGGAGTTGCCGAAGGAAGTCGCGCTGTGCCTGCGGCGCCTCGAAGCCGCGGCGCTGGAGTCTGAGCCCGCGGGCTCGGGCATGGTGCTGTTCTTGATCGACATCGACCACTTCAAGTCGATCAACGATCAGTACGGTCACGCCGGCGGCGACGCTGTGCTGGTGCAGTTCGCTCAGCGCCTGCGCGAGGTGTTCCGGGTCTCCGATCACCTGGTGCGCTGGGGCGGCGAGGAGTTTCTGGTGGTCGCACGCGAAGCCGGGCGCGCGCATGCGGCCGAGCTTGCCGAGCGCGTGCGCCGTCTGGTCGCTGACCGCGCCTTCGTGCTGGAGGGCAGCGTCGCGGTGCGCTGTACCGCCAGCATCGGCTTCGCCCCCTTCCCGCTGGTGCCGGAGTTGCCCACCGTGGCCGACTGGGAGGAAGTCGTCGATCTGGCGGACCGTCTGCTCTATGCAGCCAAGCGCGCCGGCCGCAACGCCTGGCTGGGTGTGTTTCCGACGAATGCCGACGCTGTCCCGGGTCGGGCCCAGCACTGGGCGGATCCGCAGCGCTTGCGTGCAGCGGACGCCGTGCTGGTCAGCAGCTTGCCGATGGAAGACGCACTCGCCGCCCTGATCGAAGACGCCGAGCAGCTTGAGCGGGTCTAG
- a CDS encoding DMT family transporter produces MLRALSPARIVLNTPSSAALNHRSGLLLAAAGAVLFSAKAILAKFQYRYGLDALDVLALRMLFALPLFALLGLRERLRGPGPTLTSRQRWALLVLGLLGYYLSSLLDFWGLQYVPVSLERLILFLNPTFVLLIGLLFLGQRVSGRQWLAMAVSYAGIVLVLIENLRVEGSHVLFGALLVLGAAISYALYLAVSGELVKTLGTARLVVAAMTVSTAAVLVHYLLLRSPSELLGFAPAAYAWALANAFFCTFLPVTFTMAAVRRIGPGTAAQLSVIGPVSLVFLGAWLLDEPVTALQILGTAIVLGAVYLLTRAKPAATAAD; encoded by the coding sequence ATGCTGCGCGCCCTGTCTCCGGCCCGGATCGTCTTGAACACGCCCTCCTCCGCCGCGCTGAACCACCGCAGCGGCCTGCTGCTCGCCGCAGCCGGCGCCGTTCTGTTCTCGGCCAAGGCCATCCTTGCCAAGTTCCAGTACCGCTACGGGCTCGACGCACTCGACGTGCTCGCCCTGCGCATGCTGTTCGCGCTGCCGCTGTTCGCTCTGCTGGGCCTGCGAGAGCGCCTGCGCGGGCCGGGGCCGACGCTGACATCGCGTCAGCGCTGGGCCCTGCTGGTCCTCGGCCTGCTCGGCTACTACCTGTCTTCGCTGCTGGACTTCTGGGGCCTTCAGTACGTGCCGGTCTCGCTGGAGCGGCTGATCCTGTTCCTGAATCCCACCTTCGTGCTGCTGATCGGGCTGCTCTTCCTCGGCCAGCGCGTGAGCGGCCGGCAGTGGCTGGCGATGGCCGTGAGCTATGCCGGCATCGTGCTGGTGCTGATCGAGAACCTGCGCGTCGAAGGCAGCCACGTGCTGTTCGGCGCCCTGCTGGTGCTGGGTGCGGCGATCTCGTACGCGCTTTACCTCGCGGTCTCGGGCGAGCTGGTCAAGACCCTGGGCACAGCGCGCCTCGTAGTCGCCGCGATGACGGTGTCGACCGCCGCCGTGCTGGTGCACTACCTGCTGCTGCGTTCGCCGAGCGAGCTGCTCGGCTTCGCGCCGGCGGCTTACGCGTGGGCGCTGGCCAATGCGTTCTTCTGCACCTTCCTGCCGGTCACCTTCACCATGGCGGCGGTGCGCCGCATCGGTCCTGGCACCGCGGCCCAGCTGTCGGTGATCGGCCCGGTCTCACTGGTGTTCCTCGGCGCATGGCTGCTCGATGAGCCGGTGACTGCGCTGCAGATCCTCGGCACAGCGATCGTGCTGGGTGCGGTCTACCTGCTGACCCGGGCCAAGCCCGCCGCGACTGCGGCCGACTGA
- a CDS encoding deoxyribodipyrimidine photo-lyase, protein MPRALIWLRRDLRLSDHLPLAAALERGEAPVFVYVHAPEEEGEWAPGAASLAWLQRSLQALDAELRARGARLVVRRGGSLDSLLQLARDCGAESVYWQRRYEPAVIARDTALKAGLKAAGLRAESFRGATLFERDEVTTGSGGPYRVFTPFWRNARPRVEVGAAVQASARLPEPPAVESLPIEALKLAPKLGWDAGFWERFAPGEAGAHEALEAFIEGAAASYVSQRDLPDRAGTSRLSPHLHFGEITPAQVIRRLQREAWPAAAGEQVEGYIRELGWREFNAHLLFHFPQTANENLSPQFEHFAWNAADEKLLAWQRGRTGIPIVDAGMRELWHTGWMHNRVRMIVASFLTKNLRLHWLHGARWFWDTLVDADLANNTGGWQWSAGTGADAAPYFRIFNPMSQAEKFDARGSYIRQWVPELARLPDKALYAPFEHADLQRRLAPDYPRPVVDMKASREAALAAYKAMRA, encoded by the coding sequence ATGCCCCGCGCCCTGATCTGGCTGCGCCGCGATCTGCGCCTGTCCGACCATCTGCCGCTGGCCGCTGCCTTGGAGCGCGGCGAGGCGCCGGTCTTCGTCTACGTGCATGCGCCCGAAGAAGAAGGCGAGTGGGCGCCGGGCGCGGCCTCGCTGGCCTGGCTGCAGCGCTCGCTGCAGGCGCTGGATGCCGAGCTGCGCGCGCGCGGCGCGCGCTTGGTCGTGCGCCGCGGCGGCAGTCTCGACAGCCTGCTGCAGCTGGCCCGCGACTGCGGTGCCGAGTCGGTATACTGGCAGCGGCGCTACGAGCCTGCGGTGATCGCACGCGACACCGCGCTCAAGGCGGGCTTGAAGGCCGCCGGCCTGCGCGCCGAGAGCTTCCGCGGCGCCACCCTGTTCGAGCGCGACGAGGTCACGACCGGCAGCGGCGGACCCTACCGCGTGTTCACCCCGTTCTGGCGCAACGCGCGGCCGCGCGTCGAGGTCGGCGCGGCGGTTCAGGCGTCAGCGCGCCTGCCCGAGCCGCCCGCCGTTGAATCGCTGCCGATCGAGGCGCTGAAGCTCGCCCCGAAACTCGGTTGGGACGCGGGCTTCTGGGAACGCTTCGCGCCCGGCGAGGCCGGCGCCCACGAAGCGCTGGAGGCCTTCATCGAAGGCGCGGCCGCGAGCTATGTCAGCCAGCGCGATCTGCCGGACCGCGCCGGCACCTCGCGGCTGTCGCCGCATCTGCACTTCGGCGAGATCACCCCGGCGCAGGTCATTCGCCGCCTGCAGCGCGAGGCCTGGCCAGCCGCCGCCGGCGAGCAGGTCGAGGGCTATATCCGCGAGCTTGGCTGGCGCGAGTTCAACGCGCATCTGCTGTTCCACTTTCCGCAAACCGCCAACGAAAACCTGAGCCCGCAGTTCGAGCATTTCGCTTGGAATGCGGCGGACGAAAAGCTGCTGGCCTGGCAGCGCGGCCGCACCGGCATTCCGATCGTCGATGCCGGCATGCGCGAGCTTTGGCACACCGGCTGGATGCACAACCGCGTGCGCATGATTGTCGCCAGCTTCCTCACCAAGAACCTGCGCCTGCACTGGCTGCACGGCGCGCGCTGGTTCTGGGACACCCTGGTGGATGCGGATCTGGCCAACAACACCGGGGGCTGGCAGTGGAGCGCCGGCACCGGCGCCGACGCTGCGCCCTATTTCCGCATCTTCAATCCGATGAGTCAGGCTGAGAAGTTCGACGCCCGCGGCAGCTACATCCGCCAGTGGGTGCCTGAGCTGGCCCGCCTGCCGGACAAGGCCCTGTACGCGCCCTTCGAGCACGCCGACCTGCAGCGTCGGCTGGCGCCTGACTATCCGCGCCCGGTGGTCGACATGAAGGCCTCCCGCGAGGCCGCGCTGGCCGCCTACAAGGCGATGCGCGCCTGA
- a CDS encoding serine/threonine protein kinase, whose translation MQETLIHKPGSGGGLRVPGYRILRPLGAGGMASVYLAVQESLEREVALKVMSPQLAADREFTERFLKEGRITAKLSHRNLVTVFDIGSHEGVYYLAAEYIDGGTLRDLMNRGLTVPQILDVVADVARALHYAHDKGVVHRDVKPSNILYKADGTVVLADFGIAKAMDTTSTATMAGASIGTPDYMSPEQARGEPVDGRSDLYALGVMFYELLIGRPPFDGSDPFAVALAHITQPVPILPSEFAWLQPAIDSLMAKQPQDRYASGEVFIQALERLRARMPKGQATQLLRHDTARRIAVESAATVPMSSSTRRTPTPSRRRVPLALAAGLVGAVVVGLLLWGAGRESTAPMTPAETPATVGSSAASSVAPAIALPADLSEVESLLTQADAYLDYGTQPGNLGRRLDYPDDDSALGLYRQVLALEPGNARAEAGIARIAGFYRENAGKLCDRSLWEACATNARKGLTAAPASADLQALLARAERGQAGG comes from the coding sequence GTGCAGGAAACCCTCATCCACAAGCCCGGCAGCGGCGGCGGTCTGCGGGTGCCGGGCTACCGCATTCTGCGACCGCTCGGTGCGGGCGGCATGGCCTCGGTCTATCTGGCCGTGCAGGAATCGCTGGAGCGTGAGGTGGCGCTCAAGGTGATGTCGCCGCAGCTGGCGGCCGATCGCGAGTTCACTGAGCGCTTCCTGAAGGAAGGGCGGATCACCGCCAAGCTTTCGCACCGCAACCTTGTCACCGTGTTCGACATCGGCTCGCACGAGGGCGTGTACTACCTCGCCGCCGAGTACATCGACGGCGGCACCCTGCGCGATCTGATGAATCGCGGCCTGACCGTGCCGCAGATCCTCGATGTGGTGGCGGATGTCGCGCGCGCTCTGCACTACGCGCACGACAAGGGCGTGGTGCATCGCGACGTCAAGCCCAGCAACATCCTCTACAAGGCCGACGGCACCGTGGTGCTGGCCGACTTCGGCATCGCCAAGGCGATGGACACCACGTCCACGGCCACCATGGCCGGCGCCTCGATCGGCACGCCCGACTACATGAGCCCCGAGCAGGCGCGCGGCGAGCCGGTCGATGGTCGCTCGGATCTTTACGCGCTCGGCGTGATGTTCTACGAGCTGCTGATCGGCCGACCGCCCTTCGACGGCAGCGATCCGTTCGCGGTGGCGCTTGCCCACATCACCCAGCCGGTGCCGATCCTGCCCAGCGAGTTCGCCTGGCTGCAGCCGGCGATCGACAGCCTCATGGCCAAACAGCCGCAGGATCGCTACGCCAGCGGTGAGGTCTTCATCCAGGCGCTCGAACGGCTGCGCGCGCGCATGCCCAAGGGGCAGGCCACCCAGCTGCTGCGCCACGACACCGCGCGCCGGATCGCGGTCGAGAGCGCGGCTACGGTGCCGATGTCCTCCAGCACCCGGCGAACGCCGACACCCTCGCGACGGCGCGTGCCGCTGGCGCTCGCTGCAGGTCTCGTCGGCGCGGTGGTGGTCGGCCTACTGCTGTGGGGCGCGGGCCGCGAGTCGACTGCGCCGATGACACCTGCCGAAACGCCGGCGACCGTCGGATCGAGTGCCGCTTCGAGCGTCGCGCCTGCGATTGCCCTGCCGGCCGATCTCAGCGAAGTGGAGTCTCTGCTGACCCAGGCCGATGCCTACCTCGACTACGGCACCCAGCCTGGCAATCTCGGGCGCCGACTCGACTACCCGGACGACGATTCGGCGCTGGGCCTGTACCGCCAGGTGCTGGCCTTGGAGCCCGGCAACGCCCGCGCCGAGGCCGGCATCGCCCGCATCGCGGGCTTCTATCGGGAGAACGCGGGAAAGCTGTGCGATCGCAGCCTGTGGGAAGCCTGTGCCACCAACGCGCGGAAGGGTTTGACCGCAGCGCCCGCAAGCGCCGATCTGCAGGCGCTGCTGGCACGCGCCGAGCGCGGGCAGGCGGGCGGCTGA
- a CDS encoding DUF1501 domain-containing protein, translating into MNRRDLIRRSLLATLGGASLYSQFGNLRVLQAAALDNSAIAKGSDYKALVCIFLDGGNDNVNTVIPRDNASHATYVNARPGLALPLTALGAGTHLNPQTAQSNGRQYALHPAAAPLRDLFEAGRCAIVANVGPLIEPVTRATFQNGSARVPPQLFSHSDQQVFWQTSRPDIPDKIGWAGRIADLLQAQNPNPQLSMSISLRGHNFLQTGTSVQPYAMGTQGAEARSGYLQEFNAPRRAAIDALLNGPLNHPMERAAAQIQRRSLDNYALVTSALAANPPLATPTPTLPTGLGLVAPTAYQRLVGQLRMVGRMIQARAQLGHRRQVFFVGVGSYDFHDRLLDDHRDQIAALSHAIRMFHDITVELGVQNQVTTFTASDFGRTSSANGDGSDHGWGGEHFVIGGAVRGRDIYGEMPGLVRNGPDDAGWGQIIPKLAVDQYAATLARWFGVSESQINEIFPALGGAVPRFGPATGGYVATYRDLGFMLPG; encoded by the coding sequence ATGAACCGTCGCGACCTGATCCGCCGCAGCCTGCTGGCCACGCTGGGCGGCGCCAGCCTGTACTCGCAGTTCGGCAACCTGCGCGTGCTGCAGGCGGCTGCGCTGGACAACTCCGCCATCGCCAAGGGCAGCGACTACAAGGCGCTGGTCTGCATCTTTCTCGACGGCGGCAACGACAACGTCAACACGGTGATCCCGCGCGACAACGCGTCGCATGCGACGTACGTCAACGCGCGCCCGGGCCTCGCCCTGCCGCTGACAGCGCTCGGTGCCGGCACCCACCTGAACCCGCAGACCGCGCAGTCGAACGGCCGCCAGTACGCCCTGCATCCCGCCGCCGCCCCTCTGCGCGATCTGTTCGAGGCCGGGCGCTGCGCGATCGTCGCCAACGTCGGCCCGCTGATCGAGCCGGTGACGCGCGCCACATTCCAGAACGGCAGCGCGCGGGTGCCGCCGCAGCTGTTCTCACACTCGGACCAGCAGGTGTTCTGGCAGACCTCACGGCCGGACATTCCCGACAAGATCGGCTGGGCCGGACGCATCGCTGATCTGCTGCAGGCGCAGAACCCCAACCCGCAGCTGTCGATGAGCATCTCGCTGCGCGGCCACAACTTCCTGCAGACCGGCACGAGCGTGCAGCCCTATGCCATGGGCACGCAGGGCGCGGAGGCGCGCAGCGGCTACCTGCAGGAGTTCAACGCCCCAAGGCGCGCGGCGATCGATGCGCTGCTGAACGGCCCCTTGAATCACCCCATGGAGCGCGCCGCCGCCCAGATCCAGCGCCGCAGCCTCGACAACTACGCGCTGGTGACTTCGGCGCTGGCGGCGAATCCGCCGCTGGCCACGCCGACGCCGACCCTGCCCACGGGGCTCGGTCTGGTCGCGCCCACGGCCTACCAGCGGCTGGTCGGCCAGCTGCGCATGGTCGGGCGGATGATCCAGGCCCGCGCGCAGCTCGGCCACCGTCGGCAGGTGTTCTTTGTCGGCGTCGGCAGCTACGACTTCCACGACCGCCTGCTCGACGACCACCGCGACCAGATCGCGGCGCTCTCGCATGCCATCCGCATGTTCCACGACATCACCGTCGAGCTGGGCGTGCAGAACCAGGTCACCACCTTTACCGCCTCCGACTTCGGCCGCACCTCCTCGGCCAACGGCGACGGCAGCGACCACGGCTGGGGCGGCGAGCATTTCGTCATCGGCGGCGCCGTGCGCGGCCGCGACATCTACGGCGAGATGCCGGGCCTGGTGCGCAATGGCCCCGACGATGCGGGCTGGGGCCAGATCATTCCCAAGCTGGCGGTGGACCAGTACGCGGCGACGCTGGCGCGCTGGTTCGGCGTCAGCGAGTCGCAGATCAACGAGATCTTCCCGGCGCTGGGCGGCGCGGTGCCGCGCTTCGGTCCGGCCACCGGCGGCTACGTCGCTACGTATCGCGATCTGGGCTTCATGCTGCCGGGCTGA
- a CDS encoding DUF1800 domain-containing protein, producing MAACVPHSRRVLRCLLTALVMLAMAATAPAFAQRIFASGFEPFAPESDAEAARFLTQSTFGTRLTDIQRLRQIGYEAWLDEQFAAPASRQVPYLDYVVGLGEPLYQNARMEAWFRNAITGPDQLRQRVAYALSQILVVSDANGPLEIEPRAVSVYYDLLIDGAFSNYRALLGHITRSPSMGSYLSMRGNRRPDTVLNIRPDENYAREILQLFSIGLVMLNPDGTPVLQGGQPVPSYNQFNVKTFAHVFTGWNFGNCSDFEFCGPGWPEAVGWTMPMQPFASFHHAEPDADPDNQQLLLGVTRPAGGTANSNLDFALDNIFNHPNVGPFLSRRLIQNLVTSNPSPAYIARMTAVFNNNGQGVRGDLRALVRAILMDPEARSGHLTMPQRFGKVREPLLRQTHLWRAFGAAAANGRYADWNPESHFNQAPNRSPSVFNFYQPDYRRPGELTQLGMYSPELQIVNEVFVTRTANWLYGQTERHYAGNNFNPNPDARTVMMDFSNLWSLATSPAQLIDHLNVLLMSGQMSAHMRGVVLAYIESIPYIGFGDSGGRQRAWEAVHLIITSPEYQVQK from the coding sequence ATGGCCGCGTGCGTCCCGCATTCCCGTCGCGTTCTGCGCTGTCTGCTCACCGCTCTGGTGATGCTTGCGATGGCGGCGACCGCACCCGCCTTCGCCCAGCGCATCTTCGCCAGCGGCTTCGAGCCTTTCGCGCCGGAGTCAGACGCCGAAGCCGCGCGCTTCCTGACCCAGTCCACGTTTGGCACGCGGCTCACCGACATCCAGCGCCTGCGCCAGATCGGCTACGAGGCCTGGCTGGACGAGCAATTCGCCGCACCGGCCTCGCGCCAGGTGCCCTATCTCGACTACGTGGTGGGCCTCGGCGAGCCGCTGTACCAGAACGCGCGCATGGAGGCCTGGTTCCGCAACGCCATCACCGGTCCGGACCAGCTGCGCCAGCGCGTCGCCTATGCGCTCAGCCAGATCCTGGTGGTGTCGGACGCCAACGGCCCGCTCGAAATCGAGCCGCGCGCGGTGTCGGTCTACTACGACCTGCTGATTGACGGCGCCTTCAGCAACTACCGTGCCCTGCTCGGCCACATCACCCGCAGCCCGTCCATGGGAAGCTATCTGAGCATGCGCGGCAATCGCCGACCCGATACGGTGCTCAACATCCGCCCGGACGAGAACTACGCGCGCGAGATCCTGCAGCTGTTCTCGATCGGCCTGGTGATGTTGAACCCCGACGGCACGCCCGTGCTGCAGGGCGGGCAGCCGGTGCCGAGCTACAACCAGTTCAACGTCAAGACTTTCGCCCATGTCTTCACGGGCTGGAACTTCGGCAACTGCTCGGACTTCGAGTTCTGCGGACCCGGCTGGCCCGAGGCGGTCGGCTGGACGATGCCGATGCAGCCGTTCGCCAGCTTCCACCACGCCGAACCGGACGCCGACCCCGACAACCAGCAGCTGCTGCTGGGCGTGACGCGTCCCGCCGGCGGCACAGCGAACAGCAATCTCGACTTCGCGCTGGACAACATCTTCAACCACCCGAACGTCGGCCCCTTCCTGTCGCGGCGGCTGATCCAGAACCTCGTCACCAGCAACCCTTCGCCGGCCTACATCGCGCGCATGACCGCGGTGTTCAACAACAACGGCCAGGGCGTACGCGGCGACCTGCGCGCCCTGGTGCGGGCGATCCTGATGGATCCGGAAGCGCGCAGCGGACACCTGACGATGCCGCAGCGCTTCGGCAAGGTGCGCGAGCCGCTGCTGCGACAGACCCATCTGTGGCGCGCTTTCGGTGCCGCCGCGGCCAACGGCCGCTACGCGGACTGGAACCCCGAGTCGCACTTCAACCAGGCGCCCAACCGCAGCCCCTCGGTGTTCAACTTCTACCAGCCCGACTACCGCCGGCCGGGCGAGCTGACCCAGCTCGGGATGTATTCACCGGAGCTGCAGATCGTCAACGAGGTCTTCGTCACCCGCACCGCCAACTGGCTGTATGGCCAAACCGAACGCCACTACGCCGGCAACAACTTCAATCCGAATCCCGACGCGCGCACGGTGATGATGGACTTCAGCAATCTGTGGTCGCTGGCGACCTCGCCCGCGCAGCTGATCGATCATCTGAATGTGCTGCTGATGAGCGGGCAGATGTCGGCGCACATGCGCGGCGTTGTGCTGGCCTACATCGAGAGCATTCCCTACATCGGCTTCGGCGACAGCGGCGGACGACAGCGCGCTTGGGAAGCCGTGCATCTGATCATCACCTCGCCCGAATACCAGGTGCAGAAATGA